The Miscanthus floridulus cultivar M001 chromosome 7, ASM1932011v1, whole genome shotgun sequence genome includes a region encoding these proteins:
- the LOC136462655 gene encoding uncharacterized protein, whose product MAGRFMLEKLSHSSRSRNLLGAHFSSASALLIRTTASDGGTTLSNHLRGLPAHPSTVVLSNHVIHGSVARYNSTFSFSYPAAKTRSPTTGMSSIITHPMKLAFVDSVRGPKRTFSSKIIKHNIDWEAERAAMEAHLKAIKKFSRGANLEAQNADVRADFERHKAFLENLTDTANADLAAWKAEMDKDAAEFDRLVNGILCVLTAVAMYGIYLMHSSLECHCKGQSLVAAKANVEDQNP is encoded by the exons ATGGCCGGACGCTTCATGTTGGAGAAACTCTCCCATTCATCTAGATCGAGGAACCTCCTTGGGGCACATTTCTCATCTGCCTCTGCTCTGCTCATCCGCACTACTGCATCG GATGGTGGCACCACCCTCAGTAACCATCTCCGTGGACTACCTGCACATCCTAGCACTGTTGTTCTGAGTAACCACGTGATTCATGGCAGT GTTGCAAGGTACAACAGCACATTCTCATTCTCCTATCCTGCTGCTAAAACAAGAAGCCCAACAACTGGCATGTCATCCATTATCACCCATCCCATGAAGCTGGCATTTGTTGATTCTGTTAGAGGACCGAAGCGAACTTTTTCATCAAAAATAATCAAGCACAATATTGATTGGGAAGCTGAGAGGGCAGCTATGGAAGCTCATTTGAAAGCCATCAAGAAATTTTCCAGGGGTGCTAATTTGGAAGCCCAAAATGCAGATGTCCGTGCTGACTTTGAACGTCACAAAGCTTTCTTGGAAAACCTAACAGACACAGCTAATGCTGACCTTGCAGCTTGGAAGGCTGAAATGGACAA GGATGCTGCTGAATTTGATCGATTAGTAAATGGTATTTTGTGTGTTTTGACTGCCGTGGCGATGTATGGGATCTATTTAATGCACAGTTCGCTTGAATGTCATTGCAAAGGCCAAAGCTTGGTTGCTGCAAAGGCCAATGTGGAGGATCAGAATCCTTAA